The following proteins come from a genomic window of Aquimarina sp. MAR_2010_214:
- the surE gene encoding 5'/3'-nucleotidase SurE, whose translation MPQKRPLILVTNDDGVTAPGIRALIDVMNEIGDVVVVAPDSPQSGMGHAITINSTLYCDPVVINEKAPQKEYSCSGTPVDCVKMASREILDRKPDLCVSGINHGSNSAINVIYSGTMSAAVEAGIEGIPAIGFSLLDYSMDANFEPSKKYVKVIVENVLKNGLPKGVVLNVNIPKLNEQDIKGVKICRQANAHWVEEFDKRINPMGREYYWLSGEFINEDKGEDTDEWALHHGYISIVPTQFDLTAHHFIQELNNWSLHD comes from the coding sequence ATGCCGCAAAAAAGACCACTGATTTTAGTCACTAATGACGATGGAGTTACTGCCCCAGGAATACGTGCGCTTATAGATGTTATGAATGAAATTGGTGATGTTGTGGTAGTTGCCCCAGATAGTCCACAAAGTGGAATGGGTCACGCCATAACAATTAATAGCACGCTCTATTGTGACCCTGTTGTTATTAATGAAAAAGCTCCACAAAAAGAATATAGTTGTTCTGGAACACCTGTAGATTGCGTGAAAATGGCTTCTCGGGAAATTCTTGACAGGAAGCCTGATTTATGTGTAAGCGGGATTAATCACGGTTCAAACTCTGCAATTAATGTGATCTACTCGGGTACAATGAGTGCTGCTGTTGAAGCTGGTATTGAAGGAATTCCTGCCATTGGTTTTTCATTACTGGATTACAGTATGGATGCCAATTTTGAGCCTTCGAAGAAATATGTGAAAGTTATTGTAGAAAATGTCCTCAAAAACGGATTACCAAAAGGAGTTGTTCTTAATGTAAATATTCCAAAATTAAACGAACAAGATATAAAAGGTGTGAAAATTTGTCGTCAAGCCAATGCCCATTGGGTAGAAGAATTTGATAAGAGAATAAATCCCATGGGGAGAGAATATTATTGGCTTTCTGGTGAATTTATTAACGAGGATAAAGGTGAGGATACTGATGAATGGGCATTACATCATGGCTACATCTCAATAGTACCTACTCAATTTGATCTTACTGCTCATCACTTTATACAAGAACTAAACAATTGGTCATTACATGATTAA
- a CDS encoding carboxy terminal-processing peptidase, whose protein sequence is MKKSFLILMLTVIVSAASCSFTTKVENDPDKDKLLIDLISYVLGKGHYDAKDINDDFSKEVFSDYVDALDPLKRYFYKRDIEEFRKFEKLIDDEIRNKEITFFNLTYDRLQQRMAEARTLHKEILEQPFNFEKDESIDTNYEDLSYVESKSEMKDRWRMQLKFNALSSYYDKVEEQIDSVTKNSNYNRKTSIVLEKESREITKTSLKEYFEFADDLERKDWFSIYINSIVEEFDPHTYYFAPQDKDRFDIQMSGKLEGIGARLQKKNDNVKIIEVISGGPAWRGNEVEVGDLIMKVKQEDEEEPVSIVGMRLDDAVSLIKGPKGTKVMLTVKKVDGTIEIIEIIRDVVELEETYAKSSVVKKNDKTFGIVNLPKFYFNMQDYNQRNAAKDVKQEIIRLKEQDMDGLVIDLRDNGGGSLQTVVDIAGLFIEKGPIVQVRTKGESPEVLSDKDRNILWDGPLVILVNELSASASEILAAAMQDYKRAIIIGSKQTYGKGTVQNVMDLNRWMRSNDFGDLGALKLTTQKFYRVNGGSTQLEGVKSDVVVPDRYSYIDIGEKDQENPLPWDKIAAADYDLWDGYIDFDQTINNSKERMSKNDQLKLIEENAKWVRQKRDINRYSLQFSKYKLNISLNKKQAERFDAINDYQTNLTFQSLPYEKKLMKEDSVLTEKRKRWHESLSKDVYVEEAISVLEDLKINNIRRSKNPLTTVKN, encoded by the coding sequence ATGAAAAAGAGTTTTTTGATTTTGATGCTTACCGTTATCGTTTCGGCGGCTTCTTGTAGTTTTACCACAAAGGTTGAAAATGATCCGGATAAAGATAAATTACTAATTGATTTAATAAGTTATGTCTTAGGTAAAGGGCATTATGATGCAAAGGATATAAATGATGATTTTTCTAAAGAAGTTTTCTCAGATTATGTTGATGCTTTAGATCCCCTGAAACGATATTTTTATAAAAGAGATATTGAAGAGTTTAGAAAGTTTGAAAAACTAATTGATGATGAGATTAGAAATAAAGAAATTACTTTCTTTAATCTAACTTATGATCGTTTGCAACAACGAATGGCAGAGGCAAGAACGTTGCATAAAGAAATTTTAGAACAACCCTTTAACTTTGAAAAAGACGAAAGTATTGATACAAATTACGAAGATTTATCTTATGTAGAGAGTAAAAGTGAGATGAAAGATCGTTGGAGAATGCAACTTAAATTTAATGCATTATCCAGTTATTATGATAAAGTTGAAGAACAAATAGATTCTGTTACTAAAAACAGTAATTATAACCGTAAAACTTCGATTGTTTTAGAAAAAGAATCTCGTGAAATCACAAAAACTTCATTAAAAGAATATTTTGAATTTGCCGATGATTTAGAACGAAAAGATTGGTTCTCTATATATATAAATTCTATCGTAGAAGAATTTGATCCTCATACTTATTATTTTGCTCCTCAAGATAAAGATAGATTTGACATTCAAATGTCAGGAAAGTTAGAAGGAATCGGAGCCAGATTACAAAAGAAAAATGATAATGTAAAAATAATAGAAGTTATTTCTGGAGGTCCTGCATGGAGAGGTAATGAAGTAGAAGTGGGAGATCTTATCATGAAGGTGAAACAAGAAGATGAAGAAGAACCTGTAAGTATTGTTGGAATGCGTCTTGATGATGCTGTAAGTTTAATTAAGGGACCTAAAGGTACCAAAGTAATGCTAACAGTAAAAAAAGTTGATGGGACTATCGAGATTATAGAAATTATCAGAGATGTAGTAGAGCTTGAGGAAACATACGCAAAATCATCTGTGGTTAAAAAGAATGACAAAACTTTTGGTATTGTTAATCTACCTAAGTTCTATTTCAATATGCAAGATTACAATCAACGTAATGCTGCTAAAGATGTAAAACAAGAAATTATTCGTCTTAAAGAACAAGATATGGATGGCTTGGTTATTGATTTACGAGATAATGGAGGTGGTTCTTTGCAAACTGTAGTAGATATTGCAGGACTATTTATTGAAAAGGGACCAATAGTTCAAGTTAGAACAAAAGGAGAATCTCCAGAAGTTTTAAGCGATAAAGACAGAAATATACTTTGGGATGGCCCATTAGTTATATTAGTAAATGAATTGTCTGCTTCTGCTTCAGAAATTTTGGCTGCGGCAATGCAAGACTATAAAAGAGCAATCATTATAGGAAGTAAACAAACCTATGGTAAAGGAACGGTTCAAAATGTTATGGATCTTAATAGGTGGATGCGTAGTAATGATTTTGGAGACCTGGGGGCCTTAAAGCTTACTACTCAAAAATTTTATAGAGTTAATGGAGGTTCTACGCAGTTAGAAGGAGTAAAAAGTGATGTTGTAGTTCCAGATCGTTATAGTTATATTGATATTGGTGAAAAAGATCAGGAAAATCCATTACCATGGGATAAAATAGCAGCCGCTGATTATGATCTTTGGGATGGTTATATCGATTTTGATCAAACAATCAATAATAGTAAAGAAAGAATGTCTAAAAATGATCAATTAAAACTAATTGAAGAAAATGCAAAATGGGTTAGACAAAAAAGAGATATAAACAGGTACTCTTTACAGTTTAGTAAGTATAAGTTAAATATATCACTTAACAAGAAACAAGCAGAACGTTTTGATGCAATAAATGATTATCAGACCAATTTGACTTTTCAGTCTTTACCTTACGAAAAGAAATTGATGAAAGAAGATTCTGTTTTAACAGAGAAAAGAAAAAGATGGCATGAAAGTCTTAGTAAAGATGTTTACGTAGAAGAGGCGATTAGTGTTCTGGAAGATTTGAAGATCAATAATATTCGAAGATCTAAAAATCCACTTACTACGGTAAAGAATTAA
- a CDS encoding ABC transporter permease, which yields MLKAKSNSLSILALQKFKKNFWGVLSFYFIVFCAIIAVFAYVLAPDDSQNANQMHLSIHSKPPGFEVQMLTIPSQDESDQSLLNKIFFGEKNTNTEIPIDRYTVQNNTLEISPYSEGEVIELSKKIKFERFPKGLTSEEITNTYIKTQTFILGTDKYGRDLLSRMLIGIRISFSIGFVAVLISLILGISLGAIAGYFGGKVDAMIMWLINVTWSIPTLLLVIAITLALGKGFWQVFIAVGLTMWVEVARVVRGQVLSVKQMQYVTAAKALGFTNFRIITKHILPNSLAPVIVISAANFAGAILIESGLSFLGIGAQPPMPSWGAMIKDHYSYIILGKAYLAIIPGLGIMSLVMAFMLIGNALRDALDVKG from the coding sequence ATGCTCAAAGCAAAATCAAACTCTTTAAGTATATTAGCGCTCCAAAAATTCAAAAAGAATTTTTGGGGCGTTTTGAGTTTTTATTTTATTGTTTTTTGTGCAATTATAGCAGTTTTTGCTTATGTATTGGCTCCAGATGACTCTCAGAATGCAAATCAGATGCACTTATCTATTCATTCAAAACCTCCTGGATTTGAAGTTCAAATGCTTACTATTCCTTCTCAGGATGAGTCTGATCAGTCTCTTTTAAACAAAATATTTTTTGGAGAAAAAAATACAAATACAGAGATTCCAATTGATCGATATACTGTACAAAATAATACATTAGAAATTTCCCCTTACAGCGAAGGGGAGGTCATAGAGTTATCAAAAAAAATCAAATTTGAACGCTTTCCTAAGGGCTTAACATCTGAAGAAATAACGAATACCTATATAAAAACACAAACTTTTATTCTAGGTACCGATAAATACGGAAGAGATCTGTTAAGTAGAATGCTGATTGGTATAAGGATTTCATTTTCTATAGGCTTTGTGGCGGTATTAATTTCCTTGATTTTAGGAATATCATTAGGGGCAATCGCAGGATATTTTGGAGGTAAGGTAGATGCTATGATTATGTGGTTAATAAATGTAACCTGGTCAATACCTACTTTGTTGTTGGTTATTGCTATCACTTTGGCCTTAGGAAAAGGTTTTTGGCAGGTTTTTATCGCAGTTGGATTAACAATGTGGGTAGAAGTGGCTCGTGTGGTTAGAGGACAGGTATTAAGTGTAAAACAAATGCAATATGTGACTGCTGCAAAAGCATTAGGTTTTACCAATTTTAGAATTATTACAAAACATATATTGCCCAATAGTTTAGCACCTGTAATTGTAATTTCTGCAGCCAACTTTGCAGGAGCCATTCTTATCGAAAGTGGCTTGAGTTTTCTGGGAATAGGAGCACAACCACCAATGCCAAGCTGGGGAGCGATGATTAAAGATCATTATTCTTATATTATCTTAGGTAAAGCATATCTTGCAATTATACCTGGCTTAGGGATTATGAGTCTGGTAATGGCATTTATGTTAATAGGTAATGCATTGCGAGATGCTTTGGATGTGAAAGGGTAG
- a CDS encoding vitamin K epoxide reductase family protein, translating into MNNTIEKIVESVLIQNRIGNYTKKDLELQLQIHPSYPSFQSITDTLDYFDIDNIAVEIPMDALDQLPKSFISLITLENAEEIVTVIKKNDSIELKHTSLKKNKFTFNEFKEIWIPKVIAVEYNAKQKLISNQSLIQNLLFVGLVASLIFAFYGRSWNINQIFFLLLSFTGVVFSFFAVRESLGIQSQAMHQFCTSVGNTNCGEVINNNSGKLFKNFSLADAGIVFFGSISLYQLLYGFNSILFIPSLIGIPFILYSIYSQALIVKKWCAVCLAMGSISIGLAIIAVLNTPFNIDISAGISFIMLSSLFALAYLYTKEKVEENKKFKAENFKLNHFKRDGQIYNHLLSISEKIEDNTTIPNEIILGNPNASFKIISLTNPMCGYCKDAFEAYTRVLKAMGDKLQISIRLNVKTEDTSDKATQIALILLEIYDSKGPDEFIIAYNKWFADRTHSKWIKEYGIPQDNQNHLEVLKKQSEWAKENNLYYTPASLINNTLYPKKYNYNEFFYFMSMMTENHEDTISEVQEPLETE; encoded by the coding sequence ATGAATAATACTATTGAAAAAATTGTAGAAAGTGTTTTAATTCAAAACAGAATTGGGAACTATACCAAAAAGGATTTGGAATTACAATTACAAATCCACCCCAGTTATCCTAGTTTTCAATCAATTACAGATACTTTAGATTATTTTGATATTGACAATATTGCTGTAGAGATCCCTATGGATGCTTTGGATCAACTTCCAAAAAGTTTTATTTCATTAATAACATTAGAAAACGCTGAGGAAATCGTTACGGTAATCAAAAAAAATGATAGCATCGAACTTAAACACACCAGTTTAAAGAAAAACAAATTTACTTTTAACGAATTTAAAGAGATTTGGATTCCCAAGGTGATTGCAGTTGAGTATAATGCAAAACAAAAACTTATTTCTAATCAGTCTCTTATCCAAAACTTACTATTTGTTGGATTAGTAGCTAGTTTAATTTTTGCTTTTTACGGAAGATCTTGGAATATTAATCAAATCTTCTTTTTACTATTATCATTTACAGGTGTTGTTTTCAGTTTTTTTGCTGTACGAGAAAGTTTAGGAATCCAGTCACAGGCTATGCACCAGTTTTGTACATCGGTAGGAAATACGAACTGTGGAGAAGTTATAAACAATAATAGCGGTAAACTTTTTAAGAATTTTTCTTTAGCTGATGCAGGTATAGTTTTCTTTGGTTCTATTTCATTATATCAATTATTATACGGTTTCAATAGTATATTATTCATCCCGTCATTAATTGGCATTCCTTTTATTCTATATTCTATATATTCTCAAGCATTAATTGTAAAAAAATGGTGTGCTGTATGTTTAGCAATGGGTTCTATATCTATTGGGCTAGCAATCATAGCTGTACTTAATACTCCATTTAATATTGATATTTCAGCTGGCATAAGCTTTATAATGCTCTCCTCCTTATTTGCTTTAGCCTATTTATATACTAAAGAAAAAGTAGAAGAAAATAAAAAATTTAAAGCAGAAAACTTTAAATTAAATCATTTCAAAAGAGATGGACAGATTTATAATCATTTGCTTAGTATTTCAGAAAAAATTGAAGATAATACCACAATTCCGAATGAAATTATTTTAGGTAATCCTAATGCAAGTTTTAAAATTATTAGCCTTACCAATCCTATGTGTGGATATTGCAAAGATGCTTTTGAGGCATACACGCGTGTCTTAAAAGCTATGGGAGATAAACTTCAAATTAGCATTCGTTTAAATGTTAAAACAGAAGACACAAGCGATAAGGCTACACAAATAGCTCTTATTCTTTTAGAAATATACGACAGTAAAGGTCCTGATGAATTTATTATTGCTTATAACAAATGGTTTGCAGACAGAACTCATAGCAAATGGATAAAAGAGTATGGTATACCACAAGATAATCAAAATCATCTTGAAGTTTTGAAAAAACAATCTGAATGGGCTAAAGAAAATAACCTCTACTACACTCCTGCATCGCTTATTAATAATACACTATATCCTAAAAAGTATAATTATAATGAATTTTTCTACTTCATGAGTATGATGACAGAAAATCATGAAGATACTATTTCTGAAGTTCAGGAACCTCTTGAAACTGAATAA
- a CDS encoding DNA/RNA non-specific endonuclease yields MKRKYIYPMLIIIVTIGFYYFEGYIDNKVDFSSEKANNTSEYSFYYLPTSTTGAIIVHDFYALSYSEKHEQAEWVAYELKKEHLSKNEFKRPFFEEDRKVKSLSADWRNYKNSGFDRGHLCPAGDRRFTYEAFEETFFTSNVAPQNHEFNSGIWNRLEQKVRYWAKIYDGVYIVTGGVLVDDLSTIGYEHISIPKHFYKIILDNTGAKPKIIAFLIPHKDVKTPLKEFVVSVDKIEKLTGIDFFETLDDKIENQLESSSTVEEWKF; encoded by the coding sequence ATGAAAAGAAAGTATATCTATCCAATGTTGATTATTATCGTTACTATTGGATTTTATTATTTCGAGGGATATATAGATAATAAGGTAGACTTTAGTAGTGAGAAAGCAAATAATACATCAGAGTACAGCTTTTATTACCTGCCTACATCTACTACAGGAGCTATAATAGTTCATGATTTTTATGCACTATCGTATTCTGAAAAACACGAGCAAGCAGAGTGGGTAGCTTATGAATTAAAAAAAGAGCATCTATCTAAAAATGAATTTAAACGACCTTTTTTTGAAGAAGATAGAAAAGTAAAATCATTATCGGCCGATTGGCGTAATTATAAAAATTCTGGTTTTGATAGAGGTCATTTATGTCCTGCTGGAGATAGAAGATTTACATATGAAGCCTTTGAAGAAACATTTTTCACTTCGAATGTTGCACCTCAAAACCATGAATTTAATAGTGGTATTTGGAATCGTTTAGAGCAAAAAGTAAGATATTGGGCCAAAATATATGATGGGGTATATATAGTAACCGGAGGTGTATTAGTTGATGATCTTTCAACAATTGGTTATGAGCATATTTCTATCCCCAAACACTTTTATAAAATTATCCTTGATAATACTGGAGCAAAACCAAAAATAATTGCTTTTTTAATCCCACATAAGGATGTTAAAACACCTTTGAAAGAATTTGTTGTATCTGTAGACAAAATCGAAAAACTAACAGGGATTGATTTTTTTGAAACATTAGACGATAAAATTGAAAATCAATTAGAAAGTTCTTCAACGGTAGAAGAATGGAAATTTTGA
- the rodA gene encoding rod shape-determining protein RodA, with amino-acid sequence MARSSVAAIDWITVLLFLLLVSFGWVNIYSASSENEAFSLTDFSQAYVRQAYWILFSIILIIITQAIEAKFYERFAGLIYVISLLSLLGLFVFGKNVNGATSWYQIGPAGLQPSEFAKACTALALAKFLSDMQTNIKVLGYQVRAFLIIAIPAVFIIPQPDPGSALVYAAFFFPLYREGLATIYLIVGASAAGLFILTLLFNPIWVVLAVAAVMLFILIRNRKRKPKYSRYLLTIMVVAGFCFSVNYIFNHVFEQRHRDRFNIVLGKEVDSKGIGYNTNQSQIAIGSGGWIGKGFKEGTQTKGGFVPEQRTDYIFSTVGEEWGFLGATMIIILFVLLLIRLIHLAERQKSQFSRVYGYSVVGILFIHFTINIGMVTGLMPTIGIPLPFFSYGGSSLWGFTILLFIFIKLDSNRVNEW; translated from the coding sequence ATGGCAAGATCCAGTGTAGCAGCAATCGATTGGATAACAGTCTTATTATTTCTATTACTTGTTAGTTTTGGATGGGTAAATATATACTCAGCCTCTTCTGAAAATGAAGCCTTCTCATTAACAGACTTCTCACAAGCATATGTTAGACAGGCCTATTGGATTCTATTCAGTATAATCTTGATTATTATTACTCAGGCTATAGAAGCAAAATTTTATGAACGCTTTGCAGGATTAATTTATGTAATATCATTACTATCTTTATTAGGTCTTTTTGTATTCGGAAAAAATGTTAATGGTGCAACATCTTGGTATCAGATTGGTCCTGCCGGATTACAACCTTCAGAATTTGCAAAAGCATGCACTGCACTAGCCCTAGCCAAATTCTTAAGCGATATGCAAACCAATATAAAAGTTCTTGGTTATCAGGTTAGAGCTTTTTTGATTATTGCAATACCAGCTGTATTTATTATACCTCAACCTGATCCAGGGAGTGCATTGGTTTATGCTGCCTTTTTCTTTCCATTGTACAGAGAAGGTCTAGCTACTATATATCTAATTGTAGGAGCTTCTGCTGCAGGATTATTTATCCTTACGTTACTTTTTAATCCAATATGGGTAGTTCTAGCGGTTGCAGCTGTTATGCTCTTTATACTTATCAGAAATAGAAAACGAAAACCAAAATACTCAAGATACCTTCTTACTATTATGGTAGTCGCTGGATTCTGTTTTTCGGTTAATTATATCTTCAATCATGTATTTGAACAAAGGCATAGAGATAGATTCAATATTGTTTTAGGCAAGGAAGTAGATTCAAAAGGTATTGGCTACAACACCAACCAAAGTCAGATTGCTATTGGTAGCGGTGGCTGGATTGGTAAAGGGTTTAAAGAAGGAACACAAACCAAAGGAGGTTTTGTTCCAGAACAACGCACCGATTATATATTTAGTACTGTTGGTGAAGAATGGGGATTTCTGGGTGCAACTATGATTATAATTCTCTTTGTTTTATTATTAATTCGACTTATTCACCTCGCAGAAAGGCAAAAATCTCAATTTAGCCGTGTATATGGTTATAGTGTTGTAGGTATTTTATTCATTCATTTTACTATAAACATTGGCATGGTAACAGGATTAATGCCCACCATTGGTATTCCTTTGCCTTTTTTTAGTTATGGAGGTTCAAGTTTATGGGGGTTCACCATTTTACTTTTTATTTTTATAAAATTAGATTCAAATCGAGTGAATGAGTGGTAA